From a single Pseudomonas triticicola genomic region:
- a CDS encoding LysR substrate-binding domain-containing protein, whose protein sequence is MSAYPSIDTDVLRTFVAIADQGGFTRAGEMVNRTQSAVSMQMKRLEEDVLQRQLFERDGRQVRLTAEGQVLLGYARRILKLHSEVFNTLREPHMVGTVRIGTPDDYVMRFLPGILSRFAQFYPLIQIEVHCESSKQLLQRTDLDLSIVTREPGNEIGQLLRKERFVWAEAQNFSAHEQTPLPLAMFNSDCFCRLWACNALDAMGRDYRIAYNSSSLSALMAVVSAGLAITAQLESLITPDMRILGAAEDLPLLPEASIMLIRNLNNPSPITECLAEHIVEGFKL, encoded by the coding sequence TTGTCCGCCTACCCCAGTATCGATACCGATGTCCTGCGCACCTTTGTCGCGATTGCCGATCAGGGCGGTTTCACCCGTGCCGGCGAGATGGTCAACCGCACCCAGTCGGCGGTGAGCATGCAGATGAAACGCCTGGAAGAAGACGTGTTGCAGCGCCAGCTGTTCGAGCGCGATGGCCGTCAGGTGCGCTTGACGGCTGAAGGGCAGGTGCTGCTCGGTTACGCGCGGCGCATCCTCAAACTGCACAGTGAGGTGTTCAACACCCTGCGCGAGCCGCACATGGTCGGCACCGTGCGCATCGGTACGCCGGATGATTACGTGATGCGTTTTCTGCCGGGGATTCTGTCGCGGTTCGCGCAGTTCTATCCGCTGATCCAGATCGAGGTGCATTGCGAGTCAAGCAAACAGTTGCTGCAACGCACCGATCTGGACTTGTCGATCGTCACCCGTGAGCCGGGCAACGAGATCGGCCAGTTGCTGCGCAAGGAGCGCTTTGTCTGGGCCGAGGCGCAGAACTTCAGCGCCCACGAACAGACGCCGCTGCCCTTGGCGATGTTCAACAGTGATTGTTTCTGCCGCCTGTGGGCGTGCAATGCGCTGGACGCGATGGGCCGCGATTACCGCATCGCCTACAACAGCAGCAGCCTGTCGGCGCTGATGGCGGTAGTCAGCGCGGGGCTGGCGATCACCGCGCAACTGGAGAGTCTGATCACCCCGGACATGCGCATCCTTGGCGCCGCCGAAGACCTGCCGCTGCTGCCCGAGGCGAGCATCATGCTGATCCGCAATCTGAACAACCCGTCGCCGATCACCGAGTGCCTGGCCGAACACATTGTCGAGGGCTTCAAACTTTAA
- a CDS encoding LysR substrate-binding domain-containing protein, giving the protein MNPNQLTDQLGLFLDVLESGSFSAASRRHPLTPSAVARRIDSLESAVGSQLFVRSTHAVLPTSAGLAFAERARRIIAELQLARAEAVSLSSAPEGLIRIDAPAAFGRRHLAPVIADFLLLYPGLDVQMHLIDSFSDMAGSSLGKVDLVLRTGQLADSRLVATPLASMVRVACASPDYLKQRGVPEHPAQLSEHDGLDWEGLAPPFAWKFEVDGQMQLHRPSRVRLSANNAEALACGAAAGLGVAHLPTWLASEYLLRGELVPLFCENGLPPPESTGIYALRMEQQVHSRSRLLLEYLKTRFSPVPPWDLALQRQFARH; this is encoded by the coding sequence ATGAATCCCAACCAATTGACCGATCAGCTCGGCCTGTTTCTCGATGTGCTGGAGAGTGGCAGCTTTTCTGCCGCTTCGCGCCGTCATCCGCTGACACCATCCGCCGTGGCGCGGCGCATCGATAGCCTGGAAAGTGCCGTCGGCAGTCAGCTGTTCGTGCGTAGCACCCATGCCGTGCTGCCGACTTCGGCCGGCCTGGCCTTTGCCGAGCGGGCGCGACGGATCATCGCCGAGTTGCAACTGGCGCGTGCCGAAGCGGTGTCATTGAGCAGCGCACCGGAAGGCCTGATCCGCATCGATGCGCCAGCAGCCTTCGGGCGGCGGCATCTGGCGCCGGTGATTGCCGATTTTCTCCTGCTGTATCCGGGACTGGATGTGCAGATGCACCTGATCGACAGCTTCAGCGACATGGCCGGCAGCAGCCTGGGCAAGGTCGATCTGGTGCTGCGTACCGGCCAATTGGCTGACTCGCGCCTGGTCGCCACGCCATTGGCGAGCATGGTCCGCGTCGCCTGCGCCAGCCCTGACTATCTCAAGCAGCGCGGCGTGCCCGAGCATCCGGCGCAGTTGAGTGAACACGACGGGCTCGACTGGGAAGGCCTTGCGCCGCCCTTTGCCTGGAAATTCGAAGTGGACGGGCAAATGCAACTGCACCGGCCATCGCGCGTGCGGCTGAGCGCCAACAATGCCGAAGCCCTGGCGTGTGGCGCGGCGGCGGGTCTGGGCGTCGCACACCTGCCGACCTGGCTGGCCAGCGAATACTTGCTGCGTGGCGAACTGGTGCCACTGTTCTGCGAAAACGGCCTGCCGCCGCCGGAGTCCACCGGTATTTACGCGCTGCGCATGGAACAGCAGGTCCATTCGCGCAGTCGGTTGTTGCTGGAATACCTGAAAACCCGCTTCAGCCCGGTGCCGCCGTGGGATCTGGCGTTGCAACGGCAATTCGCCCGGCACTGA
- a CDS encoding MarR family winged helix-turn-helix transcriptional regulator — translation MTCERDNCDDLLLDNQACFALHSTSLMMTKVYKPLLQALGLTYPQYLAMMVLWEKDGLTVGEISARLLTDPGSLTPLLKRLEAEGLLSRTRSREDERVVIVELTAAGRALRDKAQTVPQCILGASGFTLERLQKLQAELQALRGHLQDSLN, via the coding sequence ATGACTTGCGAACGCGACAACTGCGACGACCTTCTGCTCGACAATCAGGCGTGCTTCGCCCTCCACTCGACCTCGCTGATGATGACCAAGGTCTACAAGCCGCTGTTGCAGGCGCTGGGCCTGACCTATCCGCAGTATCTGGCGATGATGGTGTTGTGGGAGAAGGACGGTCTGACTGTCGGAGAAATCAGCGCACGCCTGCTGACCGATCCGGGATCGCTGACGCCATTGCTCAAGCGTCTGGAAGCCGAAGGCCTGCTCAGCCGCACCCGCAGTCGCGAAGATGAGCGGGTGGTGATTGTCGAACTGACCGCAGCGGGCCGCGCCTTGCGCGACAAGGCGCAGACCGTGCCGCAGTGCATTCTTGGCGCCAGTGGCTTCACCCTGGAACGTCTGCAGAAGTTGCAGGCCGAGCTGCAAGCGCTGCGCGGACATCTGCAAGACAGCCTGAATTAA
- a CDS encoding DUF1127 domain-containing protein, which yields MKGQREYASEEQLSGHGHIVSDLLHKFSRWYELHREREMLAGLSDEALKDIGISRADVEHETVRPFWDDPMHK from the coding sequence ATGAAAGGTCAAAGAGAGTATGCAAGCGAAGAACAGCTGTCCGGCCATGGCCATATCGTGTCCGATCTGCTGCACAAATTCAGCCGTTGGTATGAGCTGCATCGTGAACGGGAAATGCTCGCCGGTCTGAGCGATGAGGCGCTGAAGGACATCGGCATCAGCCGCGCCGATGTCGAACACGAAACCGTGCGGCCGTTCTGGGACGACCCGATGCATAAATGA
- a CDS encoding winged helix-turn-helix domain-containing protein — MPATVSFSLKQARRLALAAQGFNGRQPPTVNASHLNRLIVRLGLLQIDSVNAVVRSHYLPLFSRLGSYTSDLLDQAAWSSGRRRTLFEYWGHEASLLPLSMYPLLGWRMQRAKRGEDIYQQLARFGREQQETIRRVLTAVEERGALGAGSLSTREDKAGPWWDWSAEKHALEWLFAAGEVTVAGRRGFERLYDLPERVISAAILQQPTPDEAEAQRGLLLHAAQALGVGTEKDLRDYFRLSPADARPRLAELVEAGQLQMCEVADWRQIAYCLPEPKVPRKVIASALLSPFDSLIWERSRTERLFDFRYRLEIYTPQPKRVYGYYVLPFLHNERIAARVDLRAERAAGQLAVHAVHEEEPGLDEEGMLALALNLRRMAQWLGLARVELNCQRESAWRLRVALARIEVA, encoded by the coding sequence ATGCCCGCGACAGTGTCCTTTTCCCTCAAACAGGCGCGACGTCTGGCGCTGGCTGCCCAAGGGTTCAACGGGCGCCAGCCGCCGACCGTCAATGCCAGTCATCTCAACCGGCTGATCGTACGGCTGGGCCTGCTGCAAATCGATTCCGTCAATGCCGTGGTGCGCTCGCACTACCTGCCGCTGTTTTCCCGTCTCGGTTCCTATACATCTGACTTGCTCGACCAGGCTGCCTGGAGTTCGGGGCGGCGGCGCACGCTGTTCGAATACTGGGGCCATGAAGCGTCGCTGTTGCCGCTGTCGATGTACCCGTTGCTGGGCTGGCGTATGCAACGCGCCAAGCGTGGCGAAGACATCTATCAGCAATTGGCGAGGTTTGGTCGCGAACAACAGGAAACCATTCGCCGCGTGCTGACTGCGGTTGAGGAGCGGGGCGCGCTGGGTGCCGGCAGTCTGTCGACCCGCGAAGACAAGGCCGGGCCATGGTGGGACTGGAGTGCCGAGAAACATGCGCTGGAATGGTTGTTCGCCGCCGGTGAGGTCACAGTGGCGGGGCGACGCGGTTTCGAGCGCTTGTACGATTTGCCCGAGCGGGTGATTTCTGCTGCGATCCTGCAACAGCCCACGCCGGATGAGGCCGAGGCGCAACGCGGTTTGCTGTTGCATGCGGCGCAAGCATTGGGCGTTGGTACGGAAAAAGACCTGCGTGATTACTTTCGCCTGAGCCCTGCGGATGCTCGGCCGCGTCTGGCTGAGTTGGTTGAAGCTGGTCAATTGCAGATGTGTGAAGTCGCCGACTGGCGGCAGATCGCCTATTGCCTGCCGGAGCCCAAAGTGCCGCGCAAGGTCATTGCCAGTGCGCTGCTGTCGCCGTTCGATTCGCTGATCTGGGAGCGCAGCCGCACCGAGCGTTTGTTCGATTTCCGCTATCGCCTGGAAATCTACACACCGCAGCCCAAGCGGGTTTACGGCTATTACGTGCTGCCGTTTTTGCACAACGAGCGGATCGCCGCGCGGGTTGATCTGCGCGCCGAACGGGCGGCAGGGCAGTTGGCGGTGCATGCGGTGCACGAGGAAGAACCGGGGCTTGACGAGGAGGGCATGCTGGCGCTGGCGCTGAATTTGCGGCGGATGGCGCAGTGGTTGGGGTTGGCGCGGGTGGAGTTGAATTGTCAGCGCGAGAGTGCGTGGCGGTTGAGGGTGGCATTGGCGCGGATTGAGGTTGCCTGA
- a CDS encoding sulfite exporter TauE/SafE family protein, with amino-acid sequence MDFLLYLLFGAALGTLGGIFGIGGGLIAIPLLGVWFGLDQQIAQGTALVMVVPNVMLALWRYHQRNRIELRHALPLAVMGFCFAWLGSIWAVGIDAQTMRIGFVAFLVALSAYNLLKMFGPRPAPTAEMRHSWPWLGVLGAASGTMGGLFGVGGAVVATPVLTSLFGTSQVVAQGLSLALALPSTGVTLVTYAVHHEVDWTIGLPLAVGGLLSISWGVKVAHAMPEKLLRGLFCGFLVLCAVMLAFKV; translated from the coding sequence ATGGATTTTCTGTTGTACCTGCTGTTCGGCGCCGCCCTGGGCACATTGGGTGGGATCTTTGGCATTGGCGGTGGCTTGATTGCGATTCCGTTGCTTGGCGTGTGGTTTGGGCTTGATCAGCAGATCGCCCAGGGCACGGCGCTGGTGATGGTGGTACCGAACGTGATGCTGGCGCTGTGGCGTTATCACCAGCGCAATCGCATCGAATTGCGCCATGCGCTGCCGCTGGCAGTGATGGGTTTCTGCTTTGCCTGGCTTGGCTCGATCTGGGCGGTGGGCATCGATGCGCAGACCATGCGCATCGGCTTTGTCGCCTTTCTGGTGGCGCTGTCGGCTTACAACCTGTTGAAAATGTTCGGTCCGCGCCCAGCGCCGACTGCCGAGATGCGCCATTCCTGGCCGTGGTTGGGCGTGCTCGGCGCCGCCTCGGGGACCATGGGCGGTCTGTTCGGCGTCGGCGGCGCGGTGGTGGCGACGCCGGTGCTGACCAGCCTGTTCGGCACCAGCCAAGTGGTTGCTCAAGGATTGTCGCTGGCGCTGGCCCTGCCGAGTACCGGCGTGACGCTGGTGACTTATGCGGTACACCACGAAGTCGATTGGACGATCGGCTTGCCTCTGGCCGTCGGCGGTCTGCTCAGCATCAGTTGGGGCGTGAAGGTTGCCCACGCCATGCCGGAAAAACTCCTGCGTGGGCTGTTTTGCGGCTTCCTCGTGCTGTGTGCGGTGATGCTCGCGTTTAAAGTTTGA
- a CDS encoding class II 3-deoxy-7-phosphoheptulonate synthase has translation MSQPWSPDSWRALPIQQQPQYPDAAHLRQVEQTLASYPPLVFAGEARELRRQFAEVTQGRAFLLQGGDCAESFAEFSAAKIRDTFKVLLQMAIVMTFAAGCPVVKVGRMAGQFAKPRSANDETIGGVTLPAYRGDIVNGIGFDEKSRVPDPERLLQSYHQSTATLNLLRAFAQGGFADLHQVHKWNLDFIANSALAEKYSHLADRIDETLAFMRACGMDSSPQLRETSFFTAHEALLLNYEEAFVRRDSLTNDYYDCSAHMLWIGDRTRQLDGAHVEFLRGVNNPIGVKVGPSMNPDDLIRLIDVLNPDNDPGRLNLIARMGANKVGDHLPALIRAVQREGKQVLWSSDPMHGNTIKASSGYKTRDFAQILGEVKQFFQVHEAEGSYAGGIHIEMTGQNVTECIGGARPITEDGLSDRYHTHCDPRMNADQSLELAFLIAETLKQVRR, from the coding sequence ATGAGCCAACCGTGGAGCCCTGACAGCTGGCGCGCCCTGCCGATCCAGCAACAACCGCAATACCCCGACGCCGCGCATCTGCGCCAGGTCGAGCAAACCCTGGCCAGCTATCCGCCGCTGGTGTTCGCCGGCGAAGCGCGCGAGCTGCGCCGGCAGTTTGCCGAAGTCACTCAGGGCCGCGCGTTTCTGTTGCAGGGCGGCGATTGCGCGGAAAGCTTCGCCGAATTCTCCGCCGCGAAGATCCGCGACACCTTCAAAGTGTTGCTGCAAATGGCAATCGTCATGACCTTCGCCGCTGGCTGCCCGGTGGTCAAGGTCGGGCGCATGGCCGGCCAGTTCGCCAAACCGCGTTCGGCCAACGACGAAACCATCGGCGGCGTAACCCTGCCGGCCTACCGTGGCGACATCGTCAACGGCATCGGCTTCGACGAAAAGAGCCGCGTGCCCGATCCGGAGCGTTTGCTGCAGTCCTATCATCAGTCCACAGCAACCTTGAACCTGTTGCGCGCTTTCGCCCAGGGCGGTTTTGCCGACCTGCACCAAGTGCACAAGTGGAACCTGGATTTCATCGCCAACTCGGCGCTGGCCGAGAAGTACAGCCACCTCGCCGACCGCATCGATGAAACCCTCGCGTTCATGCGCGCCTGCGGCATGGACAGCTCGCCGCAACTGCGCGAAACCAGTTTCTTCACAGCCCACGAAGCGTTGCTGCTGAATTACGAAGAAGCCTTCGTCCGCCGCGACAGCCTGACCAACGATTACTACGATTGCTCGGCGCACATGCTGTGGATCGGCGACCGCACCCGCCAGCTCGACGGCGCGCACGTCGAGTTCCTGCGCGGGGTGAACAACCCGATCGGCGTCAAGGTCGGACCGAGCATGAATCCTGATGACCTGATCCGCCTGATCGACGTGCTCAACCCGGACAACGATCCGGGCCGCTTGAACCTGATCGCGCGGATGGGTGCGAACAAGGTCGGCGATCATCTGCCGGCACTGATCCGCGCGGTCCAGCGCGAAGGCAAGCAGGTGCTGTGGAGCTCCGATCCGATGCACGGCAACACCATCAAGGCCAGCAGCGGCTACAAGACCCGCGATTTTGCGCAGATCCTTGGCGAGGTGAAGCAGTTCTTCCAGGTGCACGAAGCGGAAGGCAGTTATGCCGGCGGCATTCATATCGAGATGACCGGACAGAACGTCACCGAGTGCATCGGCGGCGCCCGACCGATTACCGAGGACGGCTTGTCCGACCGTTATCACACCCACTGCGATCCACGGATGAATGCTGACCAGTCGCTGGAATTGGCGTTTTTGATTGCCGAAACCCTGAAGCAAGTTCGGCGCTAG